A single window of Providencia alcalifaciens DNA harbors:
- the rsmD gene encoding 16S rRNA (guanine(966)-N(2))-methyltransferase yields MAKKPQTASLGQIRVIGGKWRGRKLPVRDSEGLRPTTDRIKETLFNWLMPVIRDARCLDCFAGSGALGFEALSRFAEHVTFIELDKQNAKLLSENKVRLAADNATVINNSSLTVLSQVGTPCDVVFIDPPFRKGLLGETITLLEKNQWLADESWIYVESEAELPLTDIPANWQLHREKVAGQVAYRLFIRQSVHSSSMQGEKDAD; encoded by the coding sequence ATGGCAAAAAAACCACAAACAGCCTCTTTGGGGCAAATTCGTGTCATTGGTGGTAAGTGGCGTGGGCGAAAACTGCCTGTACGCGATAGTGAGGGCTTACGTCCCACTACTGATCGCATCAAAGAAACGCTCTTTAACTGGCTAATGCCAGTGATCCGCGATGCTCGCTGCCTTGATTGCTTCGCAGGTAGCGGCGCTTTAGGTTTTGAAGCCTTATCTCGCTTTGCCGAGCACGTCACGTTTATTGAACTTGATAAACAAAATGCCAAGCTTCTTAGTGAGAACAAAGTTCGCTTAGCCGCTGATAATGCGACCGTTATTAATAACAGCAGCCTCACCGTTCTCAGCCAAGTGGGAACACCTTGTGATGTGGTGTTTATCGACCCACCTTTTCGTAAAGGGCTACTTGGAGAAACCATCACGCTACTGGAAAAAAATCAGTGGTTAGCTGATGAAAGTTGGATTTATGTAGAGTCAGAAGCGGAGTTACCACTTACTGACATTCCCGCAAACTGGCAGCTACACCGTGAAAAGGTCGCAGGCCAAGTTGCGTATCGTCTGTTTATTCGTCAATCTGTTCATTCATCAAGTATGCAGGGAGAAAAAGATGCTGATTAA
- a CDS encoding DUF1145 family protein — protein MLINIGRLLMICVWGFMIFNIVHPFPKPLKYFMDVAMVFMIFMHALQTIFLKASLPKDQKLTGLQQTKIFFFGVFEMLAMHKKTKAAIEAAKKK, from the coding sequence ATGCTGATTAATATCGGACGTCTGCTCATGATTTGTGTTTGGGGTTTTATGATCTTTAATATTGTGCATCCATTTCCTAAACCATTGAAATATTTCATGGATGTCGCAATGGTATTTATGATTTTCATGCATGCATTGCAGACTATCTTCCTGAAAGCTAGCTTACCGAAAGATCAAAAGCTAACAGGGCTCCAGCAGACAAAAATTTTCTTTTTTGGCGTGTTTGAAATGCTCGCCATGCATAAGAAAACAAAAGCGGCTATTGAAGCCGCTAAAAAGAAATAA
- a CDS encoding lysoplasmalogenase: MISWPFLAVLFSGWLYVDAAYRGPEWQRWLFRPITLLLLLFWGWSSDDLNAQTYLILGGLVLSLVADLSRMFSSEHLLTSLGLMFLSYLVYTVSFGMQFNFGLYLPWLIVPIAIAAVTLVLIWGKLESQQPVVFASIIMSMIMMWVAGDQYFGLGREFNFSIMVGASLLFLSHCVWLIAHFRFPFKASKAVVAAFYFLGQFFIVRAIYL; the protein is encoded by the coding sequence ATGATTAGTTGGCCATTCCTCGCTGTTTTATTTTCTGGCTGGCTGTATGTTGATGCAGCCTATCGTGGTCCTGAGTGGCAACGTTGGTTATTCCGCCCTATTACTTTGCTTCTTCTATTATTCTGGGGATGGAGTTCTGACGACTTAAATGCACAAACCTATCTAATTTTAGGCGGTTTAGTGCTTTCCTTAGTTGCCGACCTCTCGAGAATGTTTTCTAGTGAGCACTTGCTTACTTCTTTAGGGCTCATGTTTTTAAGCTATTTGGTCTACACCGTTAGCTTTGGAATGCAATTCAACTTTGGCCTGTATCTGCCTTGGCTTATCGTCCCAATCGCTATCGCAGCTGTCACCTTGGTGCTGATTTGGGGAAAACTGGAAAGCCAACAGCCTGTTGTTTTCGCCTCTATTATTATGAGCATGATTATGATGTGGGTAGCGGGAGACCAATACTTTGGCTTAGGTCGAGAGTTTAATTTTTCGATTATGGTGGGCGCTTCTTTGCTATTTTTATCTCACTGTGTCTGGTTAATTGCCCATTTCCGTTTCCCATTCAAAGCCTCTAAAGCAGTTGTGGCCGCATTCTACTTCCTCGGTCAGTTCTTTATTGTTCGTGCCATTTATTTATAA
- the tusA gene encoding sulfurtransferase TusA — protein sequence MSDLFSNPTKTLDTLGLRCPEPVMLVRKTVRNMADGDTLLIIADDPATTRDIPGFCRFMEHELLAVEAENAPYRYLLRKKSSGL from the coding sequence ATGTCTGACTTATTTTCTAATCCAACGAAAACCCTTGATACGCTAGGGCTGCGCTGCCCTGAACCTGTAATGCTGGTACGTAAAACCGTACGCAATATGGCGGACGGTGATACGTTGTTAATCATTGCAGATGACCCCGCAACCACCCGCGATATTCCCGGTTTTTGCCGTTTTATGGAGCACGAGCTGCTGGCGGTTGAAGCGGAAAATGCGCCGTATCGTTATTTATTGCGCAAAAAATCCAGCGGCTTGTAA
- the glpB gene encoding glycerol-3-phosphate dehydrogenase subunit GlpB, translated as MKYDAVVMGGGLAGLICGIRLTQSGLSCAIVSAGQNALHFSSGSLDLLTNLPDGTQVEQPLSMLEALKQQAPSHPYSLIGAEKVAELAKLAQATLQQAGLHLKGSCEENHYRITPLGHKRMTWLSPESVPTTALHQPMELGKIAVVGIEGFLDFQPQMVADELDRQGLEAEACYVHLPLLDRLRENPSEFRAINVARWLDRPENMAQIVEEIAPLVANADAVFMPACIGLDSEEPMLELQKRLGKPLFLLPTLPPSLLGIRLHEMLLRQFRRQGGIMMPGDKVTSVNFVGSRIESVQTRNHGNISLKAKHFVLATGSFFNNGLVAKFDQVYEPLMHLDLCEIGDRAKWTNKEFFASQPYMAFGVQTDGNLRGKKHGETIENLYVAGAVLSGFDPLTQGCGAGVSLVSGLYAANEIVNEFAKDKAMQAEVAQ; from the coding sequence ATGAAATATGATGCAGTAGTGATGGGCGGAGGCCTTGCCGGTCTTATCTGTGGAATTCGTCTGACTCAATCAGGACTTTCTTGCGCCATCGTGAGTGCCGGGCAGAACGCACTACATTTCTCGTCGGGGTCATTGGATTTATTAACGAATCTTCCTGATGGCACTCAAGTCGAGCAGCCGCTATCCATGTTGGAAGCGCTAAAACAGCAAGCACCGAGTCATCCGTACAGTTTGATTGGAGCAGAAAAAGTCGCTGAGCTGGCTAAATTGGCACAGGCAACATTACAGCAAGCAGGGCTACATCTAAAAGGTTCTTGCGAAGAAAACCATTACCGTATTACGCCGTTAGGTCATAAGCGAATGACATGGCTCAGCCCTGAATCGGTGCCAACAACCGCGCTCCATCAACCGATGGAATTAGGCAAAATTGCGGTTGTGGGCATTGAAGGTTTCCTCGATTTTCAACCGCAAATGGTGGCGGATGAACTAGACCGTCAAGGGTTAGAAGCGGAGGCGTGCTATGTTCACTTGCCACTGCTTGATCGTTTAAGAGAAAACCCAAGCGAGTTTCGCGCGATTAACGTCGCTCGTTGGTTAGATAGACCTGAAAATATGGCGCAAATCGTGGAAGAAATTGCACCGTTAGTCGCCAATGCGGATGCAGTGTTTATGCCTGCGTGTATTGGTCTCGATAGTGAAGAGCCAATGTTAGAGTTACAGAAACGCTTAGGTAAGCCGTTATTTTTACTGCCAACATTACCGCCATCTTTATTAGGTATTCGCCTTCATGAAATGCTATTACGCCAATTCCGCCGTCAGGGCGGGATCATGATGCCGGGTGATAAAGTTACTTCCGTCAATTTCGTGGGATCACGTATTGAATCTGTACAAACTCGTAATCACGGCAATATTTCATTGAAAGCCAAACATTTTGTGTTGGCGACGGGGAGTTTCTTTAATAACGGTTTGGTGGCGAAATTTGACCAAGTGTATGAACCATTGATGCATTTGGATTTATGCGAAATTGGCGACCGTGCCAAATGGACGAACAAAGAGTTCTTTGCTTCCCAACCATATATGGCATTTGGTGTACAAACCGACGGGAATTTACGAGGTAAAAAACACGGAGAAACCATCGAAAACCTGTATGTTGCGGGGGCAGTATTAAGCGGATTTGACCCGTTAACTCAAGGTTGTGGTGCAGGGGTTTCGCTAGTCAGTGGTTTATATGCCGCGAATGAAATCGTGAATGAATTTGCTAAAGATAAAGCCATGCAGGCGGAGGTGGCGCAATGA
- a CDS encoding Rpn family recombination-promoting nuclease/putative transposase: MANNASSIPHDAAFKGFMTKQGNARDFFELHLPEQIKRLCDFDTLTLINSAFIDSKLRTRFSDVLYSVQTKMGDSYIYLLVEHQSTPDKLMGWRLMHYAFMAMNQHLQQGHKTLPLVVPILFYHGETSPYPYEGTWTQCLPHAEIAHDLYSSPFPLVDITVVEDTEIVSHRKIAVMELAMKHKKLRNDHQRVTEHFVQILNNHYNDKDDVITILNYLFIIMDSPYYTYIVETLIDQAENHRGTIMNIAQRLKNEGKEKGKEEGKEETLQQVVLKSLQLGLSIDVIRKLTGLSDSEIQALN, encoded by the coding sequence ATGGCTAATAATGCAAGTTCAATACCTCATGATGCCGCCTTTAAAGGCTTTATGACAAAGCAGGGTAATGCCCGAGATTTCTTTGAGCTTCATTTACCTGAGCAAATTAAACGCTTGTGCGATTTCGATACGCTCACCCTCATTAATTCAGCTTTTATTGATAGCAAATTGAGAACCCGGTTTTCCGATGTTCTCTATTCTGTACAAACAAAAATGGGAGATAGCTATATCTATCTGTTAGTCGAGCATCAATCGACACCTGATAAGTTGATGGGTTGGCGTTTAATGCACTACGCATTTATGGCGATGAATCAGCATTTACAGCAAGGGCATAAAACCTTACCGCTCGTAGTTCCCATTCTGTTTTATCACGGGGAAACATCCCCCTATCCTTATGAAGGTACATGGACACAATGCTTGCCCCACGCTGAAATAGCCCATGACCTGTATAGCAGCCCTTTCCCGTTGGTGGATATCACCGTAGTTGAGGATACCGAAATAGTTAGTCACCGCAAAATCGCTGTGATGGAACTCGCAATGAAACACAAAAAACTACGAAATGACCACCAGAGAGTCACTGAGCACTTCGTTCAAATATTAAACAACCACTATAATGACAAAGATGATGTGATCACTATCTTGAATTACTTATTTATCATTATGGATTCACCTTATTACACATACATTGTCGAGACATTAATCGACCAAGCCGAAAACCATCGAGGAACTATTATGAATATTGCACAGCGGTTAAAAAATGAAGGTAAAGAAAAAGGAAAAGAAGAAGGAAAAGAAGAAACCTTACAACAGGTTGTATTAAAGAGCTTACAACTTGGTTTAAGCATTGACGTTATCCGCAAACTCACTGGGTTATCAGACAGTGAAATTCAAGCGCTTAATTAA
- the ftsY gene encoding signal recognition particle-docking protein FtsY — translation MKAAEEKAEREYQEAEAARLAQELAEQERQEAEITRLAEEELERQRQAELAAIKEAEEKAERERQEAEAARLAQEEAERQRQAELAAIKEAEEKAERERQEAEAARLAQEEAERQRQAELAAIKEAEEKAERERQEVEAARLAQEEAERQRQAELVAIKEAEEKAERERQEAEAARLAQEEAERQRQAELAAIKEAEEKAERERQEAEAARLAQEEAERQRQAELAAIKEAEEKAERERQEAEAARLAEEEAERQRQAELAAIKEAEEKAERERQEAEAARLAEEEAARIADEEAEAARLAAEEAAKTQAVEQEKPKKEGFFSRLKKGLLKTRQNLGSGFLGLFKGKKIDDDLFEELEEQLLIADVGVETTRKIIDNLTQHASRKELKDAEALYGKLREEMSDILATVDKPLEIKGKKPYVILMVGVNGVGKTTTIGKLARQYQSEGKSVMLAAGDTFRAAAVEQLQVWGDRNNISVVAQHTGADPASVIFDAIQSAQAKGADVLIADTAGRLQNKAHLMEELKKIVRVMKKLDESAPHEIMLTLDASTGQNAVSQAKIFNDAVGLTGITLTKLDGTAKGGVIFSIADQFGIPIRYIGIGEGIEDLRPFKADDFIEALFAREE, via the coding sequence ATCAAAGCCGCAGAAGAAAAAGCGGAACGTGAATACCAAGAAGCGGAAGCCGCTCGTTTAGCGCAAGAGCTAGCTGAACAAGAGCGCCAAGAGGCGGAAATTACCCGTCTGGCGGAAGAAGAGTTAGAGCGTCAACGCCAAGCTGAACTGGCGGCTATCAAAGAAGCCGAAGAAAAAGCCGAACGCGAACGCCAAGAGGCGGAAGCCGCACGTTTAGCGCAAGAAGAAGCGGAGCGTCAACGCCAAGCTGAACTGGCTGCTATCAAAGAAGCCGAAGAAAAAGCCGAACGTGAGCGCCAAGAGGCGGAAGCCGCACGTTTAGCGCAAGAAGAAGCGGAGCGTCAACGCCAAGCTGAACTCGCTGCTATCAAAGAAGCCGAAGAAAAAGCTGAACGCGAACGCCAAGAGGTGGAAGCCGCACGTTTAGCGCAAGAAGAAGCGGAGCGTCAACGCCAAGCTGAACTGGTTGCTATCAAAGAAGCCGAAGAAAAAGCCGAACGCGAGCGCCAAGAGGCGGAAGCCGCACGTTTAGCGCAAGAAGAAGCGGAGCGCCAACGCCAAGCTGAACTGGCTGCTATCAAAGAAGCCGAAGAAAAAGCCGAACGCGAGCGCCAAGAGGCGGAAGCCGCACGTTTAGCGCAAGAAGAAGCGGAGCGTCAACGCCAAGCTGAACTCGCTGCTATCAAAGAAGCTGAAGAAAAAGCCGAACGCGAACGCCAAGAGGCGGAAGCAGCACGTTTAGCGGAAGAAGAAGCGGAGCGTCAACGCCAAGCTGAACTAGCTGCTATCAAAGAAGCCGAAGAAAAAGCCGAACGTGAGCGCCAAGAGGCGGAAGCCGCACGTTTAGCGGAAGAAGAAGCGGCTCGTATTGCAGACGAAGAGGCCGAGGCGGCGCGTTTAGCTGCGGAAGAAGCTGCAAAAACTCAGGCAGTTGAGCAGGAAAAGCCGAAAAAAGAAGGCTTTTTTAGCCGTCTAAAGAAAGGTTTATTAAAAACACGTCAAAATCTCGGTTCGGGCTTCCTTGGTCTATTCAAAGGCAAAAAAATCGATGACGATCTTTTTGAAGAGTTAGAAGAGCAGCTATTAATTGCGGATGTCGGTGTTGAAACTACCCGTAAAATTATTGATAACTTAACTCAGCACGCTTCCCGTAAAGAGCTAAAAGATGCCGAGGCGTTGTACGGCAAGCTGCGTGAAGAAATGTCTGATATTTTAGCCACTGTAGACAAACCATTAGAGATCAAAGGTAAAAAACCTTATGTTATTCTGATGGTTGGTGTTAACGGTGTGGGTAAAACAACAACAATTGGTAAATTAGCGCGTCAGTATCAATCAGAAGGCAAGTCCGTCATGTTGGCAGCGGGTGATACATTCCGTGCCGCGGCGGTTGAGCAACTGCAAGTGTGGGGCGATCGTAACAATATTTCAGTCGTCGCTCAGCATACTGGCGCTGATCCTGCTTCCGTGATTTTTGATGCGATTCAATCTGCTCAAGCAAAAGGTGCCGATGTTTTGATCGCAGATACCGCAGGGCGCTTACAAAATAAAGCGCACTTAATGGAAGAATTGAAGAAAATCGTTCGCGTGATGAAGAAGCTTGATGAGTCAGCCCCTCATGAAATTATGCTGACCCTCGATGCAAGCACGGGACAAAATGCGGTTAGTCAGGCTAAAATTTTCAACGACGCCGTAGGTTTAACCGGTATTACACTGACAAAACTCGATGGTACAGCAAAAGGTGGCGTAATCTTTTCAATCGCTGATCAATTCGGTATTCCAATTCGTTATATCGGGATTGGTGAAGGTATTGAAGATTTACGCCCATTTAAAGCCGATGACTTTATCGAGGCTCTATTTGCCCGAGAGGAATAA
- the glpC gene encoding anaerobic glycerol-3-phosphate dehydrogenase subunit GlpC has product MSIQDASFESCIKCTVCTTYCPVAKANPLYPGPKQAGPDGERLRLKDPMMYDDALKFCTNCKRCEVACPSDVKIGDIIARARNTYSQQKPKLRDAILSHTDIMGSLSTPFAPVVNTITGLKPVRQILDKALKIDHRRELPKYSFGTFRRWYGKQAAEQAKFAEQVAYFHGCFVNYNHPQLGKDLIKVFNGMNIGVQLLKREKCCGVALIANGFMKQAKRQANVNLESLQETILEKHIPVVATSSTCTFTIRDEYTHVLDVDTSEMRDNIELATRYIYRLLEEGRELKLKHTPLKVAYHTPCHMEKMGWTSYTLELIKRVPGVELIVLDSQCCGIAGTYGFKKENYEVSQGIGAGLFRQIEESGADMVITDCETCKWQIEMSTSKKCEHPISLLARALE; this is encoded by the coding sequence ATGAGTATTCAAGATGCAAGCTTTGAAAGCTGTATAAAATGCACCGTTTGTACCACCTATTGCCCAGTGGCAAAAGCGAACCCACTGTATCCGGGGCCAAAACAAGCGGGCCCTGACGGTGAGCGTTTACGCTTAAAAGATCCGATGATGTACGATGATGCATTGAAATTCTGTACCAACTGTAAGCGTTGCGAAGTGGCCTGCCCATCTGATGTGAAGATTGGCGACATTATCGCACGCGCTCGTAATACCTATAGCCAGCAGAAACCAAAACTGCGTGATGCGATTTTAAGCCATACGGACATTATGGGTTCCTTATCGACCCCGTTTGCCCCTGTAGTCAACACGATTACTGGCTTAAAACCCGTTCGCCAAATTCTGGATAAAGCCCTGAAAATAGACCATCGCCGTGAACTGCCGAAATACTCATTCGGGACTTTCCGTCGTTGGTACGGTAAACAAGCTGCAGAGCAGGCAAAGTTTGCAGAGCAAGTAGCGTATTTTCATGGGTGTTTTGTCAATTATAACCACCCTCAATTGGGTAAAGACTTAATTAAAGTCTTTAATGGCATGAACATTGGTGTGCAGTTACTAAAACGTGAAAAATGTTGTGGTGTGGCGCTGATCGCGAACGGATTTATGAAGCAAGCGAAACGCCAAGCGAATGTGAATTTGGAGTCACTCCAAGAGACGATTCTGGAGAAACATATTCCTGTCGTGGCGACCTCATCGACCTGTACATTTACCATTCGTGATGAGTATACCCATGTGCTGGATGTTGATACCTCTGAGATGCGCGATAACATTGAATTAGCGACCCGCTATATTTATCGTCTGCTGGAAGAAGGACGCGAGCTGAAACTGAAACACACTCCATTAAAAGTGGCTTATCACACACCGTGCCATATGGAAAAAATGGGTTGGACGTCCTACACCCTTGAGCTGATTAAGCGTGTGCCGGGTGTAGAACTGATTGTTTTAGATTCACAATGTTGTGGTATCGCAGGAACTTACGGGTTCAAAAAAGAGAACTACGAAGTTTCCCAAGGTATTGGGGCTGGGCTGTTCCGTCAAATTGAAGAGAGCGGTGCGGATATGGTGATCACCGACTGTGAAACCTGTAAATGGCAAATTGAAATGTCCACCAGTAAGAAATGTGAACACCCAATTTCGCTGCTGGCTCGCGCGCTCGAATAA
- a CDS encoding 7-cyano-7-deazaguanine/7-aminomethyl-7-deazaguanine transporter produces the protein MFTFTPQQKATALIWLSLFHILIITSSNYLVQLPINIFGFHTTWGAFTFPFIFLATDLTVRIYGAPLARRIITAVMLPALLISYVISALFFQGEWQGFAAIMTFNLFVARIAAASFMAYVLGQILDVSVFNRLRQNKRWFVAPACAMFFGNLIDTIAFFFIAFYQSSDPFMAANWMEIALVDYVFKLLICMLFFLPAYGLLLNFILKTFFATASKKQLSPQH, from the coding sequence ATGTTTACGTTTACTCCGCAGCAAAAAGCCACTGCGTTAATTTGGCTATCGTTATTTCATATTTTAATTATTACATCCAGCAACTACTTGGTGCAGTTACCCATTAATATTTTTGGGTTTCATACTACCTGGGGTGCCTTTACCTTTCCCTTTATTTTCCTTGCTACGGACTTAACCGTTCGCATCTATGGTGCGCCATTAGCTCGCCGAATTATCACTGCGGTTATGCTACCAGCACTGTTAATTTCGTATGTGATTTCTGCTCTATTCTTCCAAGGAGAATGGCAAGGTTTCGCGGCTATCATGACATTTAACCTGTTTGTTGCACGTATCGCGGCGGCAAGTTTTATGGCATATGTCCTCGGCCAAATCTTGGATGTCAGCGTATTTAACCGCCTGCGCCAAAACAAACGTTGGTTTGTGGCTCCCGCCTGCGCCATGTTTTTTGGTAACTTGATTGATACCATCGCGTTCTTCTTTATCGCGTTTTATCAAAGCAGCGATCCGTTTATGGCAGCAAATTGGATGGAAATCGCTCTGGTTGATTACGTCTTCAAGTTATTAATTTGTATGCTGTTCTTCTTGCCAGCTTATGGTTTATTACTGAACTTTATTTTGAAGACTTTCTTCGCTACCGCCAGCAAGAAACAATTATCCCCGCAGCACTGA
- a CDS encoding zinc/cadmium/mercury/lead-transporting ATPase, producing MHSHSHKDTHAHSTSCCSGNTCSSATVENGKTESHGASSHEHHHDDDKNHAHDDDEKSHQHGSCCSSTSAANDDVEPTQTAKQRFSWIVRGMDCPSCAAKIENAISQIREVAQAKVLFATEKLVVDADKDVTAVVRSTVEAAGYELHDVGSAGAASAPPPSLLSEAKPVIILAILMAISWGLEFVNPQLGNVAFILTTLFGLYPIARKSLRLIRTGTPFAIETLMTVAAVGAIFIQATEEAAMVILLFMLGEMLESYSAGRARRGVSALMALVPEDAVLIKDEQKTSVAVAQLRPGDIIEIAPGGRLPTDAVLVTGFASFDESALTGESVPVERSAGEKVAAGCLSVDKAVQMEVVSEQGQNAIDRILQLIEEAEERRAPIERFIDRFSRIYTPIIMLISALVIVIPPMFFGAAWDTWIYRGLTLLLIGCPCALVISTPAAITSALATATRRGALIKGGAALEQLGTVTTIALDKTGTLTEGKPHVTDIVPVEGLSESELIRITASVEVGSHHPLAKAIVNKAEALSITVEEALERKALAGKGVEGSFNGKQVLVSAPSRVEPPLSSQWQAKVEALEAQGKTVVVTLEDNHVIGLTAMQDTLRSDAVDAMTMLKALNVNAVMLTGDNPRAASAIANQLGMEFRAGLLPEDKVTAVMELNRNHSTMMVGDGINDAPAMKASSIGVAMGGGTDVALETADAALTHNRLTGLPEIVALSRATRKIIRENIAIALGLKGVFLVTSLLGITGLWVAVLADSGATALVTANAIRLLRVKLPEIKK from the coding sequence ATGCACTCACACTCTCATAAAGATACCCATGCACATAGCACGTCTTGCTGCTCAGGAAACACTTGCTCATCCGCAACTGTAGAGAATGGCAAAACAGAAAGTCATGGCGCATCATCCCATGAACATCATCATGACGATGACAAAAATCATGCTCATGATGATGATGAAAAATCCCATCAGCATGGTAGTTGTTGTAGCTCAACATCCGCTGCAAATGATGATGTAGAGCCCACCCAAACCGCTAAACAACGTTTTAGCTGGATTGTACGTGGGATGGACTGCCCAAGCTGCGCGGCTAAAATCGAAAACGCGATCTCCCAAATTCGCGAAGTCGCTCAAGCCAAAGTCCTCTTTGCCACTGAAAAACTCGTCGTCGACGCTGACAAAGACGTCACTGCCGTCGTTCGTTCAACTGTCGAAGCCGCAGGTTACGAATTGCATGATGTGGGTAGCGCAGGCGCAGCGTCAGCACCGCCACCAAGCTTATTGAGTGAAGCCAAGCCCGTCATCATTTTAGCAATCCTGATGGCAATCAGTTGGGGACTTGAGTTTGTTAATCCACAGCTGGGTAACGTTGCGTTTATCCTAACCACATTATTTGGGTTATACCCTATTGCGCGTAAATCGTTACGTTTGATCCGTACCGGTACACCATTTGCGATTGAAACCTTGATGACCGTTGCCGCTGTAGGGGCTATTTTCATCCAAGCAACTGAAGAAGCCGCCATGGTTATCTTGCTGTTTATGCTGGGTGAAATGCTTGAATCCTACTCTGCGGGGCGTGCTCGCCGAGGTGTTAGCGCACTCATGGCTTTAGTGCCTGAAGATGCCGTGCTTATCAAGGATGAACAAAAAACATCGGTTGCTGTCGCACAGTTACGCCCTGGTGACATCATTGAAATTGCACCTGGCGGCCGATTACCAACCGATGCGGTACTTGTTACTGGATTCGCGAGTTTTGATGAAAGCGCATTAACGGGTGAATCCGTCCCTGTAGAACGCAGTGCTGGGGAAAAAGTGGCTGCGGGCTGTTTGTCTGTCGATAAAGCCGTACAAATGGAAGTGGTGTCCGAGCAAGGTCAAAATGCTATCGACCGCATTTTGCAACTGATTGAAGAAGCGGAAGAACGCCGCGCACCAATTGAGCGATTTATCGACCGCTTCAGCCGCATCTATACCCCAATTATCATGTTGATTTCGGCCTTGGTGATAGTGATCCCACCAATGTTCTTCGGTGCAGCATGGGACACTTGGATTTACCGTGGTCTGACTCTGCTGTTAATTGGTTGCCCTTGCGCACTGGTTATCTCAACCCCTGCGGCAATCACCTCCGCACTGGCAACGGCCACTCGCCGAGGCGCTTTAATTAAAGGCGGTGCTGCATTAGAGCAATTGGGAACAGTCACTACGATTGCACTGGATAAAACAGGCACACTGACAGAAGGTAAACCACACGTCACCGATATCGTCCCTGTTGAAGGTCTGAGTGAAAGCGAGTTAATTCGTATCACGGCATCGGTTGAAGTCGGCTCTCATCACCCACTGGCTAAAGCTATCGTCAACAAAGCTGAAGCGTTATCTATCACTGTTGAAGAAGCGTTAGAGCGTAAAGCGCTAGCGGGTAAAGGGGTTGAAGGTTCCTTTAATGGTAAGCAAGTGTTAGTCAGCGCACCATCAAGGGTAGAGCCACCATTAAGCAGCCAATGGCAAGCGAAAGTGGAAGCCTTAGAAGCGCAAGGTAAAACGGTTGTCGTCACGTTAGAAGATAACCACGTTATCGGCTTAACGGCTATGCAAGATACCTTACGTAGCGACGCTGTTGATGCGATGACTATGTTGAAAGCGTTAAATGTCAACGCAGTGATGCTAACTGGCGATAACCCGCGTGCCGCCAGCGCCATCGCAAATCAGCTAGGCATGGAGTTCCGTGCAGGATTATTGCCAGAAGATAAAGTAACCGCAGTGATGGAGCTTAATCGCAACCACAGCACCATGATGGTGGGTGATGGTATCAATGATGCTCCAGCTATGAAAGCCTCAAGCATTGGTGTTGCAATGGGTGGTGGGACTGACGTTGCTTTAGAAACTGCGGATGCTGCTTTAACCCATAACCGTTTGACTGGATTACCTGAAATCGTCGCATTATCCAGAGCCACACGTAAAATAATCCGCGAAAATATTGCTATCGCTTTAGGCTTAAAAGGTGTTTTCTTAGTCACCAGTCTATTAGGTATTACAGGTTTATGGGTGGCGGTATTAGCAGATTCTGGTGCTACCGCATTAGTCACCGCTAACGCAATTCGCTTACTGCGCGTTAAGCTGCCCGAAATCAAAAAATAG
- a CDS encoding DUF2500 family protein, translating into MNKPILLIIVLAIIAVLATKRFFDQKKQNEINDNSLPISQLVLVKEKKDYPYPNMRSRERDVVSPETFRYELYFQTQASGETIKVIVSEEQYQGVKLGAKGKLTLQGTRFIRFDPSE; encoded by the coding sequence ATGAATAAGCCAATTCTCTTAATTATTGTTCTCGCGATTATCGCCGTGTTAGCCACCAAGCGCTTTTTTGACCAAAAGAAACAGAATGAAATTAATGATAATTCATTGCCTATCAGCCAGTTAGTGCTCGTTAAAGAGAAGAAGGATTACCCTTATCCAAATATGCGTTCCCGGGAGCGCGATGTGGTATCTCCTGAAACTTTTCGCTATGAACTTTATTTTCAGACTCAAGCTTCAGGAGAAACGATTAAAGTGATCGTTAGCGAAGAACAGTACCAAGGTGTTAAGTTGGGTGCTAAAGGTAAGCTAACTCTACAAGGTACGCGATTTATTCGCTTTGACCCCTCTGAATAA